The following proteins are encoded in a genomic region of Oxobacter pfennigii:
- a CDS encoding MATE family efflux transporter, whose amino-acid sequence MKELNYKSHAAPSESGSIRREILKITIPAFVELVMSTLFGMVDMIMVGQLSPAAIASVGLTNQPFMLLLAVFAAINVGTTTLVAWNIGAGNREKANDVARQTVIINIILGLIMSSIGFIFSRQIIIFMGANADTIGYGTSYFRIVAAGLVFQAVSLGVTAALRGAGETKIPMMYNVGSNLLNVFGNYVLIYGKFGFPEWGVAGAAVSTSLSRLLACFIALYIIFFSKHSRVKINIRSMLKVDTEIIRKMFSIGLPAAIEQFILQSGLMIFARTVSTIGTAGYAAHQIGLNISGLTFAPSMAFGIAATTLVGQNLGANDEEKAKQCGDIVHHISMVIACIMGLIFILFSYPMALLYTKDLEVAAMAGMVLKIMALAQPGQSTQLTLAGALRGAGDTKYPLYASFLGIWVFRVGIAYILVNVLHFGLIGAWVALTLDQYTRSAIIYLRYRSGKWKYIKLRSQEEKETLKIS is encoded by the coding sequence TTGAAGGAATTGAATTACAAATCACACGCGGCTCCATCCGAATCGGGTTCCATAAGGCGGGAGATTTTAAAGATTACTATCCCTGCATTTGTGGAACTTGTCATGTCAACGCTATTTGGCATGGTGGATATGATTATGGTGGGTCAATTGAGTCCTGCCGCCATTGCCTCCGTCGGGCTGACCAATCAGCCTTTCATGCTTCTCCTCGCAGTATTTGCAGCCATAAATGTCGGTACAACTACATTAGTAGCCTGGAACATAGGCGCAGGAAACCGGGAAAAAGCCAACGACGTTGCCCGCCAGACTGTAATTATAAATATTATTCTGGGGTTAATAATGAGCAGCATAGGCTTTATTTTTTCGCGGCAAATTATAATTTTTATGGGAGCAAACGCAGATACCATAGGTTACGGAACCTCATATTTTAGAATTGTAGCTGCAGGACTTGTTTTTCAGGCTGTTTCCCTTGGTGTAACCGCTGCCCTTCGCGGCGCCGGTGAGACAAAAATTCCTATGATGTACAACGTTGGGAGCAATCTGTTAAATGTTTTTGGAAATTATGTGCTCATTTACGGGAAATTCGGTTTTCCCGAGTGGGGTGTTGCCGGAGCTGCCGTTTCAACATCTCTCTCAAGGCTTTTAGCATGTTTTATAGCGTTGTATATAATATTTTTCTCAAAGCATTCCCGTGTAAAGATTAACATAAGAAGCATGTTGAAAGTTGATACGGAAATAATTAGAAAAATGTTTTCCATAGGACTTCCAGCAGCAATTGAACAATTTATTCTGCAAAGCGGGCTTATGATTTTTGCCAGGACGGTATCCACTATAGGTACTGCAGGTTATGCCGCTCATCAGATAGGACTTAATATAAGCGGCCTGACCTTTGCACCCAGCATGGCCTTTGGTATAGCTGCCACCACACTTGTAGGCCAAAATCTTGGTGCCAATGACGAAGAAAAGGCCAAACAGTGCGGGGACATTGTGCATCATATTTCCATGGTTATAGCTTGTATAATGGGCCTTATATTTATTTTGTTTTCCTATCCGATGGCCCTCTTATATACAAAAGATTTGGAAGTTGCGGCCATGGCGGGGATGGTTTTAAAAATAATGGCATTGGCCCAGCCCGGTCAATCAACTCAGCTGACCTTAGCCGGCGCCTTAAGAGGTGCAGGAGATACTAAATATCCATTATATGCTTCGTTTTTAGGGATATGGGTATTCAGAGTAGGGATTGCCTATATCCTGGTTAATGTATTGCATTTCGGACTTATAGGGGCCTGGGTGGCATTGACGCTAGACCAGTATACCCGTTCTGCCATTATATATCTCAGGTACCGTTCAGGCAAATGGAAGTATATAAAGCTGCGTTCCCAGGAAGAAAAAGAAACTTTAAAAATATCCTGA
- a CDS encoding aminotransferase class I/II-fold pyridoxal phosphate-dependent enzyme, with product MKIAPFKLERYFANYEFNTSFLLCTSDCESMSIGELLSLEKGSEDEFKNHWLGYTESQGNPVLKEEISRFYEKTSASEILVHSGAEEAIFTFMNAVLKYKDHIIVHYPCYQSLFEIAHSIGCEITKWEVKEENNWELDIGFLKENIKENTKAIIINCPHNPTGYLMSKEKLYEITNIAKHHNIFLFSDEVYRYLEYDEKDRIPAACDIYDNAVSLGVMSKTFGLPGLRIGWIATKNKESYNNMAAFKDYTTICNSAPSEFLSIIALKNKEKIIERNKAIVIRNLTLLDAFFERYSDFFTWVRPKAGSIGFPGIKTGVDIEKFCIDLVEKSGVLLLPGTYYDSNSRNFRIGFGRYNMPEALEHFHEYFKIQNNL from the coding sequence ATGAAAATAGCTCCCTTCAAGCTGGAAAGATACTTCGCTAATTACGAATTCAATACATCCTTTTTATTATGCACTTCAGACTGTGAGTCCATGTCTATAGGCGAGCTTCTATCTTTAGAGAAAGGATCCGAAGATGAATTTAAAAATCACTGGCTGGGTTATACAGAGTCCCAGGGTAATCCTGTTCTTAAGGAAGAGATTTCCAGGTTTTATGAAAAGACCTCAGCTTCAGAAATACTCGTCCATTCAGGTGCCGAAGAAGCAATTTTTACTTTCATGAACGCTGTCTTGAAATATAAGGATCATATTATAGTACACTATCCCTGCTATCAGTCCCTTTTTGAAATAGCCCATTCAATAGGATGTGAAATAACAAAATGGGAGGTAAAGGAAGAAAATAACTGGGAGCTTGATATAGGATTTTTGAAGGAAAACATAAAAGAAAATACAAAGGCTATAATTATTAATTGCCCCCACAATCCTACAGGCTACCTTATGAGCAAAGAAAAATTATATGAAATTACAAATATAGCAAAACATCACAATATATTTCTTTTTTCCGATGAAGTATACAGATATTTGGAATACGATGAAAAAGACAGGATTCCTGCTGCCTGTGACATATATGATAACGCAGTATCTTTGGGGGTTATGTCCAAAACTTTCGGGCTTCCGGGACTGAGAATCGGATGGATTGCGACAAAAAATAAAGAGAGCTACAATAATATGGCTGCCTTTAAAGACTATACCACCATATGCAACAGCGCTCCCAGCGAATTTTTATCCATTATCGCACTTAAGAACAAGGAAAAAATAATAGAGCGGAACAAAGCTATAGTTATAAGAAATCTTACATTGCTGGATGCATTTTTTGAAAGGTATAGTGATTTTTTTACCTGGGTCAGGCCAAAAGCCGGTTCTATAGGTTTTCCCGGCATCAAAACAGGTGTGGATATAGAAAAATTCTGTATAGATCTGGTTGAAAAAAGCGGCGTGCTGCTTTTACCGGGTACATATTATGATTCAAACAGCAGAAACTTCAGGATAGGCTTTGGCAGATATAATATGCCGGAAGCCCTTGAACACTTCCATGAGTATTTTAAAATTCAAAACAATCTATAG
- a CDS encoding RDD family protein: MGNNFETDVKKTSASLYKSIDYSGFIERAFARGADFAIAAAAGYFIYKLEGITFALLFGFIFDMLHRIIFTYIWGATIGKLLFGVRVISRNSGKLVLGQVIIREFSKYISGAFLNFGYITIIFSRRKRSWHDMVACTVVTSGGRDEAIYARKVYKDSPEKWNMPASASVTFIFTAALIFLVIKTSAYILHDIGMIGFVPVRDTYPEEFTYNVPSSSIVSDSFIKDIIQLGDTDGDGNYEVFKEGIKMGETSINDIRFLSGKPADGKLGILTENRVIQYRLLDMNLDKRDELAVLYEDKSISIYSLIESSREIAKFGPIGLETIISVFKGRLQSNGPCSFYILGDKNKLSVVNIVEGKAECKDYILPGSYNFISADIGIFNDEGYLAAVTEDNRLVFYSFDGNFFNIDKEMDMNIKGKINITIKDINADGKNEMVVMSPLASDRHNGVFAAYDVSGDKIKKIWEGGRTYYHEKQDIVFFLADGADVDKDKRFEAYLVSPGISGDAGKTALFMFESDNNLFKANDILRALSFNR, from the coding sequence ATGGGAAATAATTTTGAGACGGATGTAAAAAAGACAAGCGCTTCTTTATATAAATCCATTGATTATAGCGGCTTTATTGAAAGGGCTTTTGCAAGAGGAGCAGATTTTGCCATTGCAGCGGCAGCAGGATATTTTATATATAAGCTCGAGGGAATTACCTTTGCTTTGCTCTTTGGTTTTATTTTCGATATGCTCCATAGAATTATATTTACTTATATTTGGGGCGCTACTATTGGGAAGTTGTTATTTGGGGTAAGGGTGATATCCAGAAATTCCGGCAAGCTTGTCTTAGGCCAGGTTATAATAAGGGAATTTTCTAAATACATATCAGGAGCATTCCTGAATTTCGGATACATTACAATTATATTTAGCAGAAGAAAAAGGTCGTGGCACGATATGGTAGCCTGTACTGTAGTTACATCAGGGGGGAGGGATGAGGCCATATATGCCAGAAAGGTATATAAAGACAGTCCGGAAAAATGGAATATGCCTGCTTCGGCATCTGTAACATTTATATTTACAGCTGCATTGATTTTTTTAGTAATTAAAACTTCAGCATATATTCTGCATGATATCGGAATGATTGGCTTTGTACCTGTAAGAGATACTTATCCCGAGGAATTTACATATAATGTCCCATCTTCGTCTATTGTGTCCGACAGCTTCATTAAAGATATAATACAATTAGGAGATACAGATGGTGATGGGAATTATGAAGTTTTCAAGGAAGGCATAAAGATGGGAGAGACATCCATTAATGACATACGCTTTCTTTCAGGAAAGCCTGCAGACGGGAAATTAGGAATTTTAACTGAAAACAGAGTAATACAATACAGGTTATTGGATATGAATCTTGATAAAAGGGATGAATTGGCTGTTCTTTATGAGGATAAGAGCATAAGCATTTACAGTCTGATAGAAAGCAGCAGGGAAATAGCAAAATTCGGACCTATAGGCTTAGAGACAATCATTTCCGTATTTAAGGGAAGGCTTCAATCCAATGGTCCCTGCAGTTTTTACATACTTGGGGATAAAAATAAACTGTCTGTTGTAAATATTGTAGAGGGTAAAGCCGAATGCAAAGATTATATACTTCCCGGCTCTTATAATTTTATCTCTGCAGACATAGGTATCTTTAATGATGAGGGTTATTTAGCAGCTGTGACGGAGGATAATAGGCTTGTATTTTACAGCTTTGACGGCAATTTCTTTAACATAGACAAAGAAATGGACATGAATATAAAGGGAAAAATCAATATAACAATCAAGGATATAAATGCAGATGGCAAAAATGAGATGGTTGTTATGTCACCATTAGCAAGTGACAGGCATAATGGTGTTTTTGCGGCCTATGATGTATCGGGAGATAAAATTAAAAAGATATGGGAAGGCGGAAGAACCTACTATCATGAAAAACAGGATATAGTTTTTTTCCTTGCCGACGGTGCTGACGTGGATAAGGATAAAAGATTTGAAGCTTATCTGGTTTCACCAGGTATATCAGGAGATGCCGGCAAGACAGCCTTGTTTATGTTCGAAAGCGACAATAACTTATTTAAAGCAAATGACATTTTAAGGGCTTTAAGTTTTAATCGGTAA
- a CDS encoding ACT domain-containing protein has protein sequence MRGIITVIGNDKVGIIAGVSTLLAAKNVNILDITQTVMQDIFTMIMLVDLSKMDISFTELKDSLNSVGENLGISIRIQREDTFNSMHRI, from the coding sequence ATGAGAGGCATAATAACCGTTATAGGAAATGATAAAGTTGGTATAATTGCAGGGGTAAGCACCCTGCTGGCAGCAAAAAATGTCAATATTTTAGACATTACTCAGACAGTTATGCAAGACATATTTACAATGATTATGCTCGTAGACTTATCAAAAATGGATATATCTTTTACAGAACTTAAGGACAGCCTGAACTCAGTAGGCGAAAACTTGGGAATTTCTATAAGAATTCAAAGAGAAGACACTTTCAATTCCATGCACCGCATTTAG
- a CDS encoding bacteriohemerythrin — protein sequence MIRWKDEYSIGVARIDEQHKKLFEIADRAFELMKNQFYTDKFDKIVEILEELKDYTVFHFKFEEEFMQSRGYKKFLSHKVEHTDFLEKVNSIDLNTIDNDQDKYIMDILNFVVDWIDKHILEKDKLIMEE from the coding sequence ATGATAAGATGGAAGGACGAATACAGCATTGGTGTAGCCCGTATTGATGAGCAGCACAAGAAACTTTTTGAAATAGCAGACAGAGCTTTTGAACTTATGAAGAACCAATTCTATACCGATAAATTTGATAAAATTGTTGAGATATTGGAAGAGCTTAAGGATTATACGGTTTTCCACTTCAAGTTCGAAGAAGAATTTATGCAATCCAGAGGATATAAAAAGTTCCTGTCCCATAAAGTAGAGCATACCGATTTTTTAGAGAAGGTAAACAGCATAGATTTAAACACTATTGATAACGACCAGGATAAATACATAATGGATATATTGAACTTTGTGGTGGATTGGATAGACAAGCATATCTTAGAAAAAGACAAGCTTATTATGGAAGAATAA
- a CDS encoding nucleoside recognition domain-containing protein: MINIIWFFMIFIGFFLSFLNGSTDAVTNAAMKGGAAAVELTIGLMGIICIWCGVMKIAEKSGLTDIIGKILTPFLKLIFPGIPSGHPAMSAIIMNMASNMLGLSNAATPFGIKAMEELQKINANKDKATNSMVMFLVINSACLQLIPATIISLRAAAGSKNPSEIIFTTIMSTVIAAAVGFISCKLLEKSYE; this comes from the coding sequence GTGATAAATATTATCTGGTTTTTCATGATATTTATAGGTTTTTTTCTTTCCTTTTTAAACGGCAGTACGGACGCTGTAACAAATGCTGCTATGAAAGGCGGCGCGGCAGCTGTCGAACTCACAATAGGATTGATGGGTATTATATGCATTTGGTGCGGTGTAATGAAAATAGCTGAGAAGTCAGGGCTTACGGACATTATAGGAAAAATATTGACTCCTTTTTTAAAGCTCATTTTTCCCGGCATTCCCTCAGGCCATCCTGCCATGAGCGCCATTATAATGAACATGGCTTCAAATATGCTGGGGTTATCCAATGCAGCCACCCCTTTTGGAATAAAGGCCATGGAGGAGCTTCAAAAGATAAACGCCAATAAGGATAAAGCAACAAATTCAATGGTAATGTTTCTTGTTATTAATTCCGCTTGTTTGCAGCTTATTCCTGCTACCATTATATCATTAAGAGCTGCAGCAGGTTCCAAAAACCCCTCGGAAATAATTTTTACTACAATAATGTCGACAGTTATAGCAGCAGCAGTGGGTTTTATATCCTGTAAGCTTCTTGAAAAAAGCTATGAATAG
- a CDS encoding spore maturation protein has product MAAIIKQFTIYTVPFIILGVLIFGYLKGVKLYEVFVEGAMEGFNISIKILPYLVTMLFAIAILRESGALNLITAACAPALKLLGIPPEVLPLVLMKPMSGSGSLGITAEIIQKYGPDSLIGRIASTMMGSTETIFYTMAVYYGAIGIKKMRHTLISAILAHGAGVIASCIICRMVFGS; this is encoded by the coding sequence ATGGCAGCTATAATAAAGCAGTTTACCATATACACCGTCCCCTTTATCATATTGGGGGTGCTTATATTTGGTTATTTAAAAGGGGTAAAGCTCTATGAGGTATTTGTGGAAGGTGCAATGGAGGGTTTTAATATATCCATTAAGATACTTCCCTATCTGGTTACCATGCTCTTTGCCATAGCCATTTTAAGAGAATCAGGTGCGCTGAACCTTATAACGGCAGCTTGTGCCCCGGCGTTGAAATTACTGGGAATCCCTCCGGAGGTTCTTCCCCTGGTATTGATGAAACCAATGTCAGGGAGCGGCTCATTGGGCATAACGGCAGAGATAATACAAAAATACGGTCCCGATTCTCTGATTGGGAGGATAGCATCTACCATGATGGGCTCAACAGAGACCATATTTTATACCATGGCGGTATACTATGGTGCCATAGGGATAAAAAAAATGCGGCATACGTTAATAAGCGCTATTTTAGCCCATGGAGCCGGAGTTATAGCATCCTGCATTATTTGCAGAATGGTATTTGGATCATGA
- a CDS encoding PFL family protein: MNTTEIMETISMIDKQKLDIRTITMGISLLDCCHSDGNTARSKIYDKITRYAEKLVKVGEDIESEYGIPIINKRISVTPISLVAEASNEETYVKFAQTLDNAAKTVGVNFIGGFSALVHKGYTNGDRKLIMSIPEALNITERVCASVNVATTKTGINMNAVKLMGQIIKEAANLTADRDGLGCAKLVVFANAPEDNPFMAGAFHGVGEPDCVINVGVSGPGTVKAALETLKDADFDTVAEIIKRTAFKITRIGQLVAQEASKRLNVPFGIVDLSLAPTPAVGDSVAHILEEMGLESCGAPGTTAALALLNDAVKKGGTMASSHVGGLSGAFIPVSEDAGMIDAVEKGALSIEKLEAMTCVCSVGLDMIAVPGSTSAETIAGIIADEAAIGVINNKTTAVRIIPAPGKDVGDSVEFGGLLGRAPIMAVNKFSSEKFINRGGRIPAPIHSLRN, from the coding sequence ATAAACACCACAGAGATAATGGAAACCATCAGCATGATCGATAAGCAGAAGCTGGATATCCGCACCATAACCATGGGCATATCCCTCTTGGATTGCTGTCATTCCGATGGTAATACAGCCCGTTCTAAAATATATGATAAGATAACCCGATATGCCGAAAAGCTTGTTAAAGTGGGCGAGGATATAGAATCCGAGTATGGAATTCCTATAATAAACAAAAGAATATCCGTCACTCCCATTTCTTTGGTTGCCGAGGCAAGTAATGAAGAAACTTATGTAAAATTTGCTCAGACCCTTGATAATGCTGCTAAAACTGTAGGGGTGAATTTTATAGGCGGATTTTCAGCCCTGGTCCATAAAGGATATACCAACGGAGATAGGAAGCTCATAATGTCCATACCCGAGGCTTTGAATATAACTGAAAGAGTATGTGCCTCCGTTAATGTAGCCACCACGAAAACAGGAATAAATATGAATGCCGTCAAGCTCATGGGACAGATAATAAAGGAAGCGGCAAACCTCACAGCCGACAGGGACGGCTTAGGCTGCGCAAAGCTGGTTGTATTTGCAAACGCCCCTGAAGACAATCCCTTTATGGCAGGCGCCTTCCATGGCGTCGGTGAACCGGACTGTGTAATAAATGTGGGAGTAAGCGGCCCCGGAACTGTAAAGGCTGCCTTGGAAACCCTTAAGGATGCGGATTTTGATACGGTAGCCGAAATCATCAAAAGGACAGCCTTTAAAATAACAAGGATCGGGCAGTTAGTTGCACAAGAAGCTTCCAAGAGGCTTAATGTGCCCTTCGGAATCGTGGATTTATCCTTAGCCCCCACTCCAGCCGTCGGTGACAGCGTTGCACATATACTGGAAGAGATGGGTTTGGAAAGCTGCGGAGCACCAGGAACTACTGCTGCGCTGGCTCTTTTAAACGATGCGGTTAAAAAAGGCGGCACCATGGCATCATCTCACGTGGGAGGATTAAGCGGAGCATTTATTCCCGTCAGTGAAGATGCAGGTATGATTGATGCCGTTGAAAAAGGGGCTTTATCCATTGAAAAGCTGGAAGCCATGACCTGTGTATGTTCCGTTGGATTGGATATGATAGCCGTTCCTGGAAGCACCAGTGCGGAAACCATAGCAGGTATCATTGCCGATGAAGCTGCCATTGGAGTTATAAATAACAAAACCACGGCTGTACGCATTATCCCTGCCCCTGGCAAGGACGTGGGGGATAGTGTTGAATTCGGCGGATTATTAGGCAGAGCGCCTATTATGGCAGTAAATAAATTTTCAAGCGAAAAATTCATCAATAGAGGCGGGAGAATACCCGCACCGATACACAGCCTCAGAAATTAA